A genomic region of Tsukamurella pulmonis contains the following coding sequences:
- the rpsR gene encoding 30S ribosomal protein S18, with protein sequence MAGKGNGRKVRVEKAVKAKACTFCKEKNTTIDYKDTTLLRRFLSERGKIRSRRVTGNCVQHQRDIAIAVKNAREVALLPFTSTTR encoded by the coding sequence ATGGCCGGTAAGGGCAATGGCCGGAAGGTGCGCGTCGAGAAGGCCGTCAAGGCCAAGGCGTGCACGTTCTGCAAGGAGAAGAACACCACGATCGACTACAAGGACACCACGCTGCTGCGTCGGTTCCTGTCGGAGCGGGGCAAGATCCGCAGCCGTCGTGTGACGGGCAACTGCGTCCAGCACCAGCGCGACATCGCGATCGCCGTCAAGAACGCGCGTGAGGTGGCCCTGCTGCCGTTCACGTCGACGACCCGCTAA
- the rplI gene encoding 50S ribosomal protein L9, producing MKLILTADVDNLGAPGDTVEVKDGYGRNYLLPRGLAIVATRGAEKQVEGIRRSQEAKRVRGLDHANELKQAIEGLESVSLTVKTADSGKLFGSVTAADVAAALKTAGGPAVDKRSIELPQGHIKSTGSFPVVVVLHPDVRAKFALTVAAQ from the coding sequence ATGAAGCTCATCCTCACCGCCGACGTCGACAACCTGGGCGCGCCCGGCGACACCGTCGAGGTCAAGGACGGCTACGGCCGCAACTACCTGCTGCCCCGCGGCCTGGCCATCGTCGCCACCCGTGGCGCCGAGAAGCAGGTCGAGGGCATCCGTCGTAGCCAGGAGGCCAAGCGTGTGCGCGGCCTCGATCACGCCAACGAGCTCAAGCAGGCCATCGAGGGCCTCGAGTCCGTCTCGCTGACCGTGAAGACCGCCGATTCGGGCAAGCTGTTCGGCTCGGTCACCGCGGCCGACGTCGCCGCCGCGCTCAAGACCGCGGGTGGCCCCGCCGTCGACAAGCGCAGCATCGAGCTGCCGCAGGGGCACATCAAGTCCACGGGTTCGTTCCCGGTGGTCGTGGTGCTGCACCCCGACGTGCGCGCGAAGTTCGCGCTCACCGTCGCCGCCCAGTAG
- the dnaB gene encoding replicative DNA helicase, whose product MSVTDEQEFTPGPVKRAESSPDGPPPEDFGRQPPQDIAAEQSVLGAMMLSKDAIADVLEVVRPGDFYRPAHQSVYDAILDLYGAGEPADAVTVSATLDRKGELKRVGGAPYLHTLISTVPTAANAGYYAEIVAEKAILRRLVEAGTRIVQYGYSGSDGADVAEVVDRAQAAVYDVTERKASEDYVVLEELLQPTMDEIDAIASQGGVSMGVPTGFTDFDALTNGLHSGQMIIVAGRPGAGKSTMALDVLRSCAIENHMPGVLFSLEMSKTEVVMRLLSAEARIKLADMRSGKMSDDDWTRLARRMSEISEAPLFVDDSPNLTMMEIRAKARRLKQRHDLKLIVIDYLQLMTSGKKVESRQQEVSEFSRQLKLLAKELEVPLIAVAQLNRGPEQRTDKKPQVADLRESGSLEQDADMVVLVHRPDAYERDDPRAGEADFILGKHRAGPTATVTVAHQLHYSRFVDMAKG is encoded by the coding sequence GTGTCGGTCACGGACGAGCAGGAGTTCACTCCGGGGCCGGTCAAGCGCGCGGAATCCTCGCCCGACGGTCCGCCGCCCGAGGACTTCGGTCGCCAGCCCCCGCAGGACATCGCGGCGGAGCAGTCGGTGCTCGGCGCGATGATGCTGTCGAAGGACGCCATCGCGGACGTGCTCGAGGTGGTCCGGCCCGGCGACTTCTACCGGCCCGCTCACCAGTCGGTGTACGACGCGATCCTCGATCTGTACGGCGCGGGTGAGCCCGCGGACGCCGTCACCGTCTCCGCCACCCTCGACCGTAAGGGCGAGCTCAAGCGGGTCGGCGGCGCGCCCTACCTGCACACCCTGATCTCCACCGTCCCCACCGCGGCCAATGCCGGCTACTACGCCGAGATCGTGGCGGAGAAGGCCATCCTGCGCCGGCTCGTGGAGGCCGGCACCAGGATCGTCCAGTACGGCTACTCGGGGTCCGACGGTGCCGATGTCGCCGAGGTCGTCGATCGGGCGCAGGCCGCCGTGTACGACGTGACCGAGCGCAAGGCCTCGGAGGACTACGTGGTCCTCGAGGAGCTGCTGCAGCCCACGATGGACGAGATCGACGCGATCGCCTCGCAGGGCGGCGTCAGCATGGGCGTGCCCACGGGCTTCACCGACTTCGACGCCCTCACCAACGGCCTGCACTCCGGCCAGATGATCATCGTCGCCGGGCGCCCCGGTGCGGGTAAGTCGACGATGGCGCTCGACGTGCTGCGCTCCTGCGCCATCGAGAACCACATGCCGGGAGTCCTGTTCAGCCTCGAGATGAGCAAGACCGAGGTGGTCATGCGCCTGCTCTCCGCGGAGGCGCGGATCAAGCTGGCCGACATGCGCTCGGGCAAGATGTCCGACGACGACTGGACCCGCCTCGCCCGCCGCATGTCGGAGATCTCCGAGGCGCCGCTGTTCGTCGACGATTCACCGAACCTCACGATGATGGAGATCCGGGCCAAGGCCCGCCGGCTCAAGCAGCGGCACGATCTCAAGCTCATCGTCATCGACTACCTGCAGCTGATGACCTCCGGCAAGAAGGTCGAATCGCGTCAGCAGGAGGTCTCGGAGTTCTCCCGGCAGCTCAAGCTGCTCGCCAAGGAGCTCGAGGTCCCGCTCATCGCCGTCGCACAGCTCAACCGTGGTCCCGAGCAGCGGACCGACAAGAAGCCCCAGGTCGCCGACCTCCGCGAGTCCGGCTCGCTCGAGCAGGACGCCGACATGGTCGTCCTGGTGCACCGTCCCGACGCCTACGAGCGTGACGATCCCCGCGCGGGCGAGGCCGACTTCATCCTCGGCAAGCACCGTGCCGGCCCCACCGCGACCGTCACCGTCGCCCACCAGCTGCACTACTCGCGCTTTGTGGACATGGCCAAGGGCTGA
- a CDS encoding TnsA-like heteromeric transposase endonuclease subunit: MSPGSSAGTAVEVSFRRGEDLCERTVEWKSAAMEDLREAAPWRTFRWYRGQKHYSGWYWSSTTRDLVIYESRLELANLMLADFDDRVRGIVAQPFLLATEVDGVLRRHVPDFLLDTDSGPVVVDVKPARRLDNDDVARVLNLTRDVVEAKGWRYEVATEPPPRRAANVRFLAGYRRESAIVPDHCEAVQAVAQVGLTIGALIDRMPDRPDASVRAAVLHLIWRRRLHVDIDAAITSRTQISRVL, translated from the coding sequence ATGTCGCCCGGCAGCTCCGCGGGGACCGCGGTGGAAGTATCGTTCCGCCGCGGTGAGGACCTCTGTGAGCGGACCGTGGAGTGGAAGTCGGCCGCAATGGAGGACCTTCGCGAGGCAGCGCCGTGGCGCACATTTCGCTGGTATCGAGGGCAGAAACACTACTCGGGGTGGTACTGGTCGAGCACTACCCGCGATCTGGTGATCTATGAGTCCCGCCTGGAGCTCGCTAACCTGATGCTCGCAGACTTCGACGATCGGGTTCGGGGCATCGTGGCCCAGCCTTTCCTTCTCGCGACTGAGGTCGATGGTGTCCTGCGGAGGCACGTTCCGGACTTCCTACTCGATACTGATTCCGGCCCGGTCGTCGTTGACGTAAAGCCTGCTCGACGGCTTGATAATGATGATGTTGCAAGGGTTTTGAACTTGACTCGGGATGTCGTCGAGGCCAAGGGGTGGCGATACGAGGTCGCCACCGAGCCGCCGCCGCGGAGGGCCGCGAATGTCAGATTCCTCGCTGGCTATCGGCGCGAGAGTGCAATCGTGCCTGACCATTGCGAGGCGGTTCAGGCGGTCGCTCAGGTGGGATTGACGATTGGTGCTCTCATCGATCGGATGCCAGATCGTCCTGACGCGAGCGTGCGAGCGGCGGTGCTGCACTTGATATGGCGGCGTCGGCTGCACGTCGACATTGACGCCGCAATCACTAGTCGCACTCAGATTTCGAGGGTCTTGTGA
- a CDS encoding helix-turn-helix domain-containing protein, which translates to MYDGEAFEIVELATAKGVVDVLGKSAAGQYMRVGLAELLSSVRGRVLPTGPGVSSTDATEPAGVIFGELSAAELQKVTERAGHVREILTGYRSGSAETASKGEPRPEFSGDRPLTDRYAAKARELGVGLRSVERWVSKFRTEGPAGLVDARRTREAEPFPSVDRRWLDTAVEVMVEHATESKPSRTMVMARAEARVLARFGEGVVAIPSRTNAFRVLEYLEQRYPTFRLSAKRNRDIAERPEGVYGKLRPTRPGEYMLMDTTRLDVFGLDPLTLRWVQVELTVAMDWYTRCITGLRLTPVSTKSVDVATVMYEVFNPRPAGADWPEYAVWPAHGVPRSVLVDVTAERPADAAAGPAIVPETLVVDHGKVYLSNHVMSVCQRFGISVQPARLRTGRDKGPVERFFRTIREDLLQALPGYKGPDVHARGEDPEGGAFFYIDELDSIIREWVAQVYHHRQHSSLLDPRVPGLRMSPAAMFEHGVARAGYIEAPRDPDLAFEFLKPVWRKILHYGVEIGGRRYNGDGLNGYRNLASRFTGEAKGRWPIHCDPDDITKVYFRRPDDRTWHTLVWEHAPSIAMPFSEDALLYARKLAASKYRFPNDRLAVADLLERWNIGLGSTRVERRIALRMSREGELSQRAQGEARVDRLPSVARVLASDQDESDVPVDDTAIDRDLDYAGEEGDDDRFDQEDIDDFYSDALEDV; encoded by the coding sequence ATGTACGACGGCGAGGCGTTCGAGATCGTGGAGCTCGCCACGGCTAAGGGCGTCGTCGATGTGCTGGGGAAAAGCGCTGCAGGGCAGTACATGCGAGTTGGCCTCGCGGAGTTGCTGTCTTCGGTCCGGGGTCGGGTCCTCCCGACCGGCCCTGGCGTTTCGAGCACTGATGCAACCGAGCCTGCAGGCGTCATCTTCGGTGAGTTGTCCGCGGCAGAGCTTCAGAAGGTGACGGAACGCGCGGGGCACGTACGCGAGATTCTTACCGGGTACAGATCTGGCAGCGCGGAGACTGCGAGCAAGGGGGAGCCCAGGCCGGAGTTTTCCGGCGACCGCCCGCTCACTGACCGCTACGCAGCGAAGGCGCGCGAACTGGGCGTCGGCTTGCGATCTGTGGAGCGGTGGGTGTCCAAGTTCCGCACTGAAGGGCCCGCAGGCCTGGTAGACGCGCGACGTACGAGAGAGGCGGAGCCCTTCCCGTCTGTCGATCGGCGGTGGTTAGACACAGCTGTCGAAGTCATGGTTGAGCACGCCACCGAGTCGAAACCTTCCCGCACGATGGTGATGGCACGCGCGGAGGCACGGGTCTTGGCGCGATTCGGAGAAGGGGTCGTCGCCATCCCGTCTCGGACAAATGCTTTCCGCGTTCTCGAGTATCTGGAACAGCGCTATCCCACATTTCGACTGTCTGCCAAGCGAAATCGCGACATCGCTGAGCGGCCAGAAGGCGTGTACGGCAAGCTCCGTCCAACTCGGCCTGGCGAGTACATGCTGATGGACACAACCAGGCTCGATGTCTTCGGGCTTGATCCTCTGACGCTGCGATGGGTGCAGGTCGAACTGACCGTCGCGATGGACTGGTACACCCGCTGCATCACCGGGTTGCGACTGACCCCGGTTTCCACGAAATCGGTTGATGTAGCGACCGTGATGTACGAGGTCTTCAACCCACGTCCGGCCGGCGCGGACTGGCCGGAATACGCGGTGTGGCCAGCTCACGGAGTACCGCGGTCGGTACTTGTGGATGTGACTGCGGAGCGGCCAGCGGATGCGGCCGCTGGACCAGCGATTGTCCCTGAGACGCTGGTGGTGGACCATGGCAAGGTCTACCTCTCGAACCACGTGATGAGCGTGTGCCAGCGCTTCGGGATTTCGGTGCAGCCAGCTCGGCTCCGAACCGGCCGCGACAAAGGGCCAGTTGAGCGGTTCTTTCGTACTATTCGTGAAGATCTCCTCCAGGCCTTGCCGGGGTACAAGGGACCTGATGTCCACGCCCGCGGCGAGGATCCTGAGGGCGGAGCGTTCTTCTACATCGACGAGCTCGACAGCATCATCCGAGAGTGGGTCGCGCAGGTCTACCACCACCGCCAGCATTCGAGCCTGCTCGACCCGCGAGTTCCGGGCTTACGTATGTCGCCCGCCGCGATGTTCGAGCACGGTGTTGCTCGCGCCGGATACATTGAGGCGCCTCGCGATCCGGACCTGGCATTCGAGTTCCTCAAGCCGGTATGGCGGAAAATTCTTCACTACGGCGTCGAGATCGGCGGCCGCCGCTACAACGGAGACGGGCTCAACGGCTACCGCAACCTCGCGAGCCGGTTCACAGGTGAGGCCAAGGGACGATGGCCGATCCACTGCGATCCCGATGACATCACCAAGGTGTACTTCCGGCGCCCAGATGACCGGACCTGGCACACATTGGTGTGGGAGCACGCACCGTCGATCGCTATGCCGTTCAGCGAGGATGCACTGCTGTACGCCAGGAAGCTAGCGGCATCGAAGTACCGATTTCCCAACGACCGCCTCGCGGTAGCTGACCTGTTGGAGCGGTGGAACATCGGCTTGGGCTCGACCCGAGTGGAGCGTCGTATTGCATTGAGAATGTCACGCGAGGGCGAACTGTCGCAGCGAGCGCAGGGCGAAGCGCGTGTGGATCGACTGCCGTCGGTCGCCCGCGTGCTCGCGTCCGACCAGGACGAATCTGATGTGCCAGTGGATGACACCGCGATTGATCGCGATCTCGACTACGCCGGCGAGGAAGGTGACGACGATCGTTTCGACCAGGAAGACATCGATGACTTCTACTCTGATGCGCTGGAGGACGTATGA
- a CDS encoding AAA family ATPase — protein MTGTAATLDNLTLARKEGWQKFVNTPARVPPEAFNREELDALTDKERTDYDRERREWHANLGPLKTRQLVDVHENLWDVVDSNAQDGDKPKGAVAIDAVPGLGKTTAVLSFARAFHRREVAENGTMTEEGHERWPVCRVGLTGNTGLREFNRAMLAFYAHPGGRRGNAADFAHRALDCVLACETKILIVDDLHFLRLQSTSGVEVSNHFKYIANEFPLTVIFAGVGLEARGLFSEGSSDRDALLAQTGRRTTRLTMDPFGVTNDAGRRAWRQTLKAIEQRVVLAEKYPGMIADDLSDYLYARCTGQIGSLMTLINRGCQRAVRTGYERLDEELLDRVKIDEASEKAREELRQAFDNGCLRTRIGRAG, from the coding sequence ATGACCGGAACCGCCGCGACGCTCGACAATCTGACCCTCGCGCGAAAGGAGGGGTGGCAGAAGTTCGTCAACACCCCCGCTCGCGTCCCACCGGAGGCGTTCAACCGCGAGGAACTCGACGCCCTGACCGACAAGGAGCGCACCGACTACGACCGTGAGCGCCGCGAGTGGCACGCGAACCTGGGGCCGCTCAAGACTCGGCAGTTGGTCGATGTGCACGAAAATCTGTGGGATGTAGTTGATTCCAATGCCCAGGACGGGGACAAACCGAAAGGCGCGGTCGCGATTGACGCGGTCCCGGGGCTCGGAAAGACCACCGCAGTGTTGAGCTTCGCTCGCGCGTTCCACCGCCGTGAAGTGGCCGAGAACGGCACCATGACCGAGGAAGGTCATGAACGGTGGCCGGTGTGCCGAGTGGGACTGACCGGAAACACTGGACTGCGCGAGTTCAACCGGGCGATGCTCGCGTTCTATGCCCACCCAGGCGGCCGCCGCGGCAACGCCGCCGATTTCGCCCACCGTGCCCTGGACTGTGTGCTGGCGTGTGAGACGAAGATCCTCATCGTCGACGATCTGCACTTCCTGCGGTTGCAATCCACCTCCGGCGTCGAGGTCAGCAACCACTTCAAGTACATCGCCAACGAGTTTCCGCTGACGGTGATCTTCGCTGGCGTCGGTCTGGAGGCGCGGGGACTGTTCTCCGAGGGCAGTAGTGACCGAGACGCTCTTCTCGCGCAGACCGGGCGGCGTACAACGCGGCTGACAATGGATCCTTTCGGTGTCACCAATGATGCTGGGCGGCGAGCATGGCGTCAGACGCTCAAGGCGATCGAGCAGCGGGTGGTTCTGGCCGAAAAGTATCCGGGCATGATCGCCGACGATCTCTCTGACTACCTCTATGCCCGGTGTACCGGCCAGATCGGCTCACTGATGACCCTGATCAACCGGGGATGTCAGCGCGCGGTCCGGACTGGGTATGAGCGCCTCGACGAGGAACTGCTCGATCGGGTCAAGATCGACGAGGCATCTGAGAAGGCCCGCGAAGAACTGCGCCAGGCATTCGACAACGGCTGCCTGAGAACTCGCATCGGCAGGGCCGGATGA
- a CDS encoding TniQ family protein — MTVPRSLPLRVAPVPGEAIDSWLEAIAFRADSAWGDLLEAVDLPAPAGLGYPPWTIALSEAEADNLRAATGTDAELSMMTLTRFDGTAVRIDSESRKLRREVAWTRRTGSRFCPHCLRSNGGRWKLEWRLGWTFACTEHRCLLSDECPRCHRIPRRRPLPGHCTPIPGRCASPAQEGGIGREARRCGADLMAAKVVDLPDAHPALRAQALIDRIIDDRVVRFGVYARFPQPAPSVLADIRAIGGRVLSYATDEELLARVGPELAAEYRAVDEQSGARSGQVRQSRTKPALEAPARAVTAAIGVSAAIDVLQCSDIAAAAEHLRWLVTSARETGLSVQPTNIGWGTRISPILTSVQLAALSPTLDPSDQLRYRTHSELPTLVTSGRAELLARHTPTQFWAGISLPFTVPAARRTMMRLALSAAVQLVGTRLNLTAAGQQVGGNLAGHALSRFLQILESDQHWSDVCAGLTRVADYVVEHGVPIDYQRRRALDCTGLLTDDEWRQICHRTGTPSPGGSARAAVARALLREELTGVPTVDGSADLLAKVAAFPRQLTPDLRDELINHARVFLDAAGIDEEPVVWEPPIELLAGLDLPGPRPGLIDRDRLRKLIRERDLPIGAAARDLGTTGEAVRLDLLVNPLPVDTGRQPYVSARTQLPPATLTQLYHHERLTLRQIANRIGVSRQVIRRLLTEYEIPTIPATERATIIVDRDWLYQQYVTNRRTLPDLARELGMSTANLARWANRHEIPMRPRGGPSHTAALDAAAAAKTVPPILRTAVAAQGGRDRLERAKAASRFPTLTEAAHALGTSQATLTNQFLRLERETGGALFDRAERNRPMTLTAHGRRVIAAIRKLDGTASESPGGQSGAPNS; from the coding sequence ATGACAGTGCCGCGTTCGCTTCCCCTCAGGGTGGCCCCGGTGCCAGGCGAAGCGATCGATTCCTGGCTCGAAGCGATCGCCTTCCGCGCCGACTCAGCGTGGGGAGACCTCCTCGAAGCAGTCGACCTACCTGCGCCTGCAGGTCTTGGGTACCCGCCCTGGACCATCGCACTCAGCGAGGCCGAAGCAGACAACCTGCGTGCCGCCACGGGCACCGACGCCGAACTTTCGATGATGACCCTCACCCGGTTCGACGGGACCGCGGTGCGCATCGACTCGGAGTCGCGGAAATTGCGCCGCGAAGTGGCATGGACCCGCCGCACCGGATCCCGCTTCTGCCCGCACTGCCTCCGAAGCAACGGCGGCCGATGGAAGCTCGAATGGCGACTCGGCTGGACGTTCGCCTGCACCGAGCATCGTTGCTTGCTGTCCGACGAATGCCCTCGCTGCCATAGAATCCCACGCCGTCGCCCGCTCCCCGGCCACTGCACCCCGATCCCCGGCCGATGCGCATCGCCGGCGCAGGAAGGAGGCATTGGACGGGAGGCCCGACGGTGCGGCGCCGATCTCATGGCTGCCAAGGTCGTCGACCTTCCCGATGCGCACCCCGCTCTTCGGGCACAGGCCCTCATCGATCGAATCATCGACGACAGAGTCGTGCGGTTCGGGGTCTACGCGCGCTTTCCACAGCCCGCGCCTTCTGTGCTCGCCGACATTCGCGCCATCGGCGGCCGAGTACTGTCCTACGCCACTGACGAAGAGCTCTTAGCGCGAGTGGGACCCGAACTGGCGGCTGAGTACCGGGCAGTCGATGAGCAAAGTGGTGCGCGATCCGGACAAGTCCGACAGAGCCGCACGAAGCCGGCTCTCGAAGCTCCAGCCAGAGCCGTCACCGCTGCGATCGGCGTCAGTGCCGCGATCGACGTTCTGCAATGCTCGGACATCGCCGCCGCAGCTGAGCACCTGCGATGGTTAGTAACCTCGGCACGGGAGACGGGCCTCAGTGTTCAACCGACGAACATCGGCTGGGGGACGCGGATCTCACCAATCTTGACCAGTGTCCAGCTCGCCGCGCTATCACCGACGCTCGACCCGTCCGACCAACTTCGCTACCGCACTCACTCCGAGCTTCCCACGTTGGTGACCAGTGGGCGCGCAGAGCTTCTAGCCCGTCACACTCCGACTCAATTTTGGGCCGGAATCAGTTTGCCCTTCACGGTCCCGGCGGCCAGGCGCACAATGATGCGCCTGGCATTGTCTGCGGCCGTACAGTTGGTGGGTACTCGGTTGAATCTGACAGCCGCTGGGCAGCAGGTCGGAGGTAACCTGGCTGGCCACGCCCTATCGCGATTCCTGCAGATTTTGGAGTCCGATCAGCACTGGAGCGATGTGTGCGCAGGACTGACACGCGTTGCCGATTACGTTGTTGAGCATGGCGTACCGATCGACTACCAGCGCCGCCGGGCACTCGATTGCACCGGCTTGCTTACGGACGATGAGTGGAGGCAGATCTGCCACCGCACTGGAACGCCATCACCGGGCGGCTCCGCCCGGGCGGCTGTTGCGCGGGCACTTCTTCGCGAGGAACTCACAGGCGTCCCCACGGTTGACGGGTCCGCAGACCTGCTCGCTAAGGTCGCCGCGTTTCCGCGCCAGCTCACACCCGACCTTCGGGACGAGCTGATCAACCACGCACGGGTGTTCTTGGACGCCGCGGGGATCGATGAGGAACCAGTTGTCTGGGAGCCGCCAATTGAGCTCCTCGCTGGCCTCGACCTCCCAGGCCCGCGACCAGGACTGATCGACCGTGATCGCCTCCGAAAGCTTATCCGAGAACGCGACCTTCCCATCGGCGCCGCCGCCCGCGACCTCGGCACCACTGGCGAGGCAGTTCGCCTCGACCTGCTCGTCAACCCCCTCCCAGTCGATACCGGCCGCCAGCCGTACGTCAGCGCTCGAACACAGCTGCCCCCGGCAACTCTGACCCAGCTCTACCATCACGAGCGCCTCACCCTGCGGCAGATTGCAAACCGAATTGGAGTCAGTCGTCAGGTGATCCGCCGACTTCTCACCGAATACGAGATCCCCACCATTCCGGCAACCGAACGCGCGACGATCATCGTCGACCGTGACTGGCTCTATCAGCAATATGTCACCAACAGGCGGACCCTCCCTGACCTAGCCCGAGAACTGGGTATGAGCACGGCGAACCTGGCTCGGTGGGCGAACAGACACGAGATTCCGATGAGACCCCGCGGCGGACCCAGTCACACCGCGGCCCTCGACGCCGCGGCCGCCGCGAAAACGGTACCGCCGATCTTGCGCACTGCTGTTGCGGCCCAGGGCGGGCGCGACCGACTGGAACGAGCGAAAGCAGCATCGCGATTCCCCACGCTGACCGAAGCTGCGCACGCGTTAGGAACCAGCCAGGCAACCCTCACGAACCAGTTTCTCCGGCTCGAACGCGAGACCGGCGGAGCTCTGTTCGACCGTGCCGAGCGCAATCGCCCAATGACCCTGACCGCGCACGGACGGAGGGTGATCGCCGCCATTCGAAAGCTGGACGGAACGGCTAGCGAGTCTCCCGGTGGGCAAAGCGGTGCACCAAATTCCTGA
- a CDS encoding Rv2640c family ArsR-like transcriptional regulator, with product MPKTLPVVDISAPICCAPLAAGVMDEAAALELALRLKALADPARIQLISILMAARPGEISTGDLADTVGLSSATVSHHLSQLKKAGLVSSERRGINVFYRAEPDSLEALRAVLATCC from the coding sequence ATGCCCAAGACGCTCCCCGTCGTCGACATCAGCGCCCCGATCTGCTGTGCTCCGCTGGCCGCCGGCGTGATGGACGAGGCCGCGGCACTCGAGCTCGCCCTGCGCCTCAAGGCCCTCGCCGACCCGGCCCGGATCCAGCTGATCTCGATCCTCATGGCCGCACGTCCAGGCGAAATCAGCACCGGCGACCTCGCCGACACGGTGGGCCTGTCGTCGGCGACCGTCAGTCACCACCTGAGCCAGCTCAAGAAGGCCGGCCTCGTCAGCTCCGAGCGGCGCGGGATCAACGTCTTCTACCGGGCCGAACCTGACTCCCTTGAAGCGCTCCGGGCCGTCCTGGCCACGTGCTGCTAG
- a CDS encoding ArsI/CadI family heavy metal resistance metalloenzyme, producing the protein MSRVQLALNVDDLDQSIAFYTKLFGTGPAKVKPGYANFAVADPALKLVLLENPGQGGSINHLGVEVDSSDKVHAEIARLTEEQLFTEEEIGATCCFATQDKVWVTAPDAERWEVYTVLADAETFDGGHTPATTAEDSEATPAACCTPAAANCC; encoded by the coding sequence ATGTCCCGCGTCCAGCTCGCCCTCAATGTCGATGACCTCGATCAGTCGATCGCGTTCTACACCAAGCTGTTCGGCACGGGCCCGGCGAAGGTCAAGCCCGGTTACGCCAACTTCGCCGTCGCCGACCCGGCGCTCAAGCTGGTCCTGCTGGAGAACCCCGGCCAGGGCGGCAGCATCAACCATCTCGGCGTCGAGGTGGACTCCAGCGACAAGGTGCACGCTGAGATCGCCCGCCTCACCGAGGAGCAGCTGTTCACCGAGGAGGAGATCGGCGCCACCTGTTGCTTCGCCACCCAGGACAAGGTCTGGGTCACCGCCCCCGACGCCGAGCGTTGGGAGGTCTACACCGTCCTCGCTGACGCCGAGACCTTCGACGGCGGACACACTCCGGCGACGACAGCCGAGGACTCCGAAGCGACGCCGGCCGCGTGCTGCACCCCTGCGGCGGCGAACTGCTGCTAG